In a genomic window of Taylorella equigenitalis ATCC 35865:
- a CDS encoding efflux RND transporter periplasmic adaptor subunit — MSSLKLSNKLMWSVVVIGLFLTACSKEDPSKADQSKRPPMNVAVTKVTRSDSVLTSKLSGRVSAIKNAEIRARVSGIVENINFEQGSKVKEGDVLFEIDPATYQASYDAAIAAYNQALAASSQSNSLASRYKKLINSKAISQQEYENAMANVKQAQASVTAAKANVEQAKINLSYTKVSSPIDGTIGEALVTEGALVSAAQATPLAQVQDLSRVYVDFSQSTAELSNLRNIASSGKIKFASKEELPVKLVLEDGSIYKETGKLLFSGVFVDPSTGMVKLRAIFPNPDTTLLPGMYVQILIEHGVTNNMVVVPYQAVMRRDDGSSMVFVVEQDKVAIKPVKLGRQIDQNIIIESGLNGGESLIVEGISKIGPGMPVKGIPWSKEQKGVMGTKPNMQNAQSKDASARQKENTKANPKPQTNKNGMKNG; from the coding sequence ATGAGTTCTCTGAAACTGTCTAACAAATTGATGTGGTCAGTGGTTGTCATTGGGTTGTTTTTGACGGCCTGCTCAAAAGAAGACCCTTCAAAAGCCGACCAATCTAAAAGACCACCTATGAATGTTGCTGTAACAAAAGTGACTCGATCGGACAGTGTTTTGACTAGTAAATTATCAGGAAGGGTATCTGCAATAAAAAACGCCGAAATTAGGGCGAGAGTTAGTGGAATTGTAGAAAACATTAACTTTGAGCAAGGGTCAAAAGTAAAAGAGGGGGATGTACTTTTCGAAATAGATCCTGCAACTTATCAAGCTTCTTATGATGCAGCTATAGCAGCATACAATCAAGCCTTAGCAGCCTCATCTCAGAGCAACTCTCTAGCGTCACGATATAAAAAATTAATTAATTCAAAAGCCATTTCACAGCAAGAATACGAAAATGCTATGGCTAATGTTAAACAAGCTCAAGCAAGTGTTACCGCAGCTAAAGCAAATGTTGAGCAGGCAAAAATCAATCTATCCTACACTAAAGTTTCATCTCCTATCGATGGAACCATTGGAGAGGCTTTAGTTACAGAGGGTGCATTAGTAAGTGCTGCACAGGCTACACCCTTAGCTCAAGTTCAGGATTTATCTCGTGTCTATGTTGATTTTTCACAATCTACTGCCGAGTTATCTAATCTTAGAAACATAGCTTCATCTGGAAAAATAAAATTTGCATCTAAAGAGGAGTTACCTGTTAAATTGGTTCTTGAGGATGGTTCCATATACAAAGAAACAGGTAAATTACTTTTCTCGGGAGTCTTCGTGGATCCTAGTACAGGAATGGTAAAGCTTAGAGCTATATTTCCAAATCCTGATACCACATTATTGCCAGGTATGTATGTTCAAATTTTAATTGAGCATGGCGTTACAAATAATATGGTAGTAGTGCCATACCAAGCTGTTATGAGGCGTGATGATGGCTCAAGTATGGTTTTTGTTGTTGAGCAAGATAAAGTAGCAATTAAGCCTGTAAAACTTGGTAGACAAATTGACCAAAACATAATAATTGAGTCTGGTTTAAATGGAGGTGAATCTTTAATCGTCGAAGGTATCTCTAAAATTGGACCTGGCATGCCCGTTAAAGGTATACCTTGGTCTAAAGAGCAAAAAGGAGTTATGGGCACTAAACCTAATATGCAAAATGCACAATCTAAAGATGCCAGTGCTAGACAAAAAGAAAACACTAAAGCAAATCCAAAACCACAAACTAATAAAAATGGAATGAAGAATGGCTAA
- a CDS encoding multidrug efflux RND transporter permease subunit, producing the protein MANFFIHRPIFAWVVAILISLFGYISLTNMPISQYPEVAPPSVTVSAIYPGASPQEQSDQVTSVIESQLSGVKNMIYYSSTTSTNGMASTTVTFEPGTDPALAQIDVQNVVSNITSQLPAAVIQQGLTFSRKNSNFLMIGSLYSPNNEFTPLELADYIENNIKNSLTSLKGVGQFQVFGANKSLRVWVNPNKLSSFNLTITDVVNAITSQNISISAGVLGSPPVPEEQTFTAVITANGQLQSVEDFKNVVLTARPDGSSVKLKDVANIEIGNSSYAFSAALNGKANVSFAISLAPGANAIETNGLVLEELKQLSSFFPEGIKYSIPYDSTPYVKSTLNKVFNTLIEAIVLVFIVMFLFLQNWRYTLIPAIVVPIALLGTITVLLALGYSINILSMFAMVLAIGILVDDAIVVVENVERIMATEKLPPKAATIKAMPQISGAIIGITLVLIVVFFPLIFMSGSAGIIYEQFAVTMAISIAFSGFLAITLSPALCATLLKPVTKDPHSKRGFFGWFNRSFEWVTGRYSKGVASLIRKSFFMMILYLGLVFGTFFTFSRLPTSFLPQEDQGYVVTNIVLPTGVSAKRTQDVIDQVGAYYMKNPLVENFIGIRGFSFNGTGLNAGLAFTTLKPFNQRLRPDQSAPAIAGAATGALMYGIPDAIVFSIVPPSIPSLGTAQGVEFQLQDRGNFGSSELYKTANELVKHLNESGIVVNPRISGIGPGPQLDLKINREKAATLGVPIASIANVIRVAMGSSMAGKFPLEGRLRNVWVQAEGDYRDSLDDILKLKVKNINGQLVDISNLVTTSWSNGPSQVKRFNGYEAINISATPAPGYANGDAMKAVEDTVSQKLPKGYGVEWSGLSYQEVQAGNQAPIMLGLAVLVIFLVLAALYESWTIPLAAILIVPMGIFGTVMITRFLGLANDIYFQVGLITVMGLSVKNAILIVEFAKDAVAEGKDLWEAAVDAAHLRFRPIVMTSLAFIMGVIPLTMATGEGAASQKAIGFSVLGGMLAATPFSVTFVPVFFVVVLKLFKPKAKISDSSKLRIEEEEKLTHLKQDIYETERELSGIEGE; encoded by the coding sequence ATGGCTAATTTCTTTATCCACAGACCCATATTCGCATGGGTTGTCGCTATATTGATTTCATTATTTGGGTATATTTCTCTTACAAATATGCCTATATCACAATATCCAGAAGTAGCACCTCCAAGTGTTACTGTATCCGCTATATATCCAGGTGCTTCTCCGCAAGAGCAATCTGATCAAGTTACATCAGTAATCGAATCGCAATTAAGTGGTGTTAAGAATATGATTTATTATTCTTCTACCACAAGTACCAATGGAATGGCATCGACCACTGTAACATTCGAGCCAGGTACAGATCCAGCTTTAGCACAAATTGACGTTCAAAATGTCGTCTCAAATATAACTTCACAACTACCAGCAGCAGTAATTCAGCAAGGTTTAACTTTTAGTAGAAAAAATTCAAATTTTTTGATGATTGGCTCGTTATATTCTCCTAATAACGAATTCACTCCATTGGAATTAGCTGACTACATAGAAAACAATATAAAAAATAGTTTGACCTCTCTTAAAGGCGTCGGTCAGTTTCAGGTTTTTGGGGCAAATAAATCTCTTAGGGTATGGGTTAATCCTAACAAATTGTCTTCCTTTAACCTAACAATTACTGATGTAGTTAATGCTATAACAAGTCAGAATATAAGTATCTCAGCTGGAGTTCTGGGTTCACCTCCTGTACCCGAAGAGCAAACGTTTACTGCAGTAATAACTGCAAATGGACAACTCCAATCGGTAGAAGATTTTAAAAATGTAGTTTTAACAGCCAGACCAGATGGTTCTAGTGTGAAGCTTAAAGATGTTGCTAATATTGAAATTGGTAATTCATCTTATGCTTTCTCTGCAGCCTTAAATGGAAAAGCAAATGTATCATTTGCCATATCTCTAGCACCTGGGGCTAATGCAATCGAGACTAATGGTTTGGTATTAGAAGAACTAAAACAATTGTCTTCATTTTTTCCTGAAGGTATTAAATACTCTATCCCGTATGACAGCACACCTTATGTTAAATCTACTTTAAATAAAGTTTTTAATACCTTAATTGAAGCTATAGTTCTAGTGTTTATCGTTATGTTTCTATTCTTACAGAATTGGAGATATACACTTATTCCTGCGATTGTGGTACCCATAGCCCTATTAGGAACAATAACTGTGCTCTTGGCTTTAGGTTATTCAATAAACATTTTATCTATGTTTGCAATGGTGCTAGCCATAGGTATTTTAGTTGATGATGCCATTGTGGTTGTAGAAAACGTTGAAAGGATTATGGCCACCGAAAAACTACCACCTAAAGCGGCCACTATCAAGGCTATGCCACAGATTTCGGGAGCCATAATAGGTATTACATTAGTACTAATTGTTGTGTTTTTCCCTCTAATATTTATGTCAGGATCTGCAGGCATTATTTATGAGCAGTTTGCAGTTACCATGGCAATTTCAATAGCATTTTCAGGGTTTTTAGCAATTACGTTATCTCCAGCATTATGTGCCACATTGCTTAAACCAGTAACTAAGGACCCGCATAGTAAAAGAGGCTTTTTTGGATGGTTTAATAGATCTTTTGAATGGGTAACTGGAAGATATTCAAAAGGTGTAGCCTCACTTATAAGAAAAAGCTTCTTTATGATGATTCTATATTTAGGATTAGTTTTTGGAACCTTTTTTACATTCTCTCGATTACCTACTTCATTTCTACCTCAAGAAGACCAGGGGTATGTGGTGACTAATATAGTTCTACCTACTGGCGTTTCTGCAAAAAGAACGCAAGATGTTATCGATCAAGTTGGTGCTTATTACATGAAAAATCCTCTAGTTGAAAACTTTATAGGTATTAGGGGATTTAGCTTTAATGGAACTGGATTAAATGCTGGTTTAGCATTTACAACACTTAAACCCTTTAATCAAAGATTGCGTCCAGATCAGTCCGCACCTGCTATAGCTGGGGCAGCTACTGGAGCATTGATGTACGGCATTCCAGATGCGATTGTATTTAGTATTGTGCCTCCGTCCATACCATCTTTAGGTACTGCCCAAGGGGTTGAATTTCAACTTCAGGATAGGGGTAATTTTGGTTCTTCAGAACTATATAAAACAGCAAATGAACTAGTAAAACATTTAAACGAATCAGGTATTGTAGTTAATCCTCGTATTTCTGGAATTGGTCCAGGTCCTCAATTGGACCTCAAAATTAACAGGGAAAAAGCTGCAACTTTAGGTGTGCCAATTGCATCTATAGCAAATGTCATTAGGGTGGCAATGGGATCCTCCATGGCAGGTAAATTTCCACTTGAAGGAAGATTAAGAAATGTTTGGGTACAAGCTGAGGGTGACTATAGAGATAGCTTAGACGATATCCTTAAACTAAAAGTTAAGAATATTAATGGCCAATTAGTAGATATAAGTAACTTAGTTACTACTTCGTGGTCAAACGGACCATCTCAAGTTAAAAGATTTAATGGCTATGAAGCTATAAATATATCTGCAACACCAGCACCTGGCTATGCTAATGGTGATGCTATGAAAGCAGTAGAAGACACAGTTAGTCAAAAACTTCCAAAAGGCTATGGTGTAGAGTGGTCTGGGCTTTCCTATCAAGAAGTTCAAGCTGGAAATCAAGCACCTATTATGCTTGGTTTAGCTGTATTGGTCATTTTTTTAGTTTTGGCTGCGTTATACGAAAGCTGGACTATACCATTAGCCGCAATTTTGATTGTACCAATGGGTATATTTGGTACAGTTATGATTACTCGTTTTTTAGGCTTAGCTAATGATATTTATTTTCAAGTTGGATTAATAACGGTAATGGGGCTATCAGTTAAAAATGCAATTTTGATTGTGGAATTCGCTAAGGATGCTGTCGCTGAAGGAAAAGATTTATGGGAAGCAGCTGTAGATGCTGCTCATCTTCGCTTTAGACCTATTGTTATGACATCTTTGGCCTTTATTATGGGTGTCATACCTCTAACTATGGCTACAGGCGAAGGTGCTGCAAGTCAAAAAGCAATAGGATTTAGCGTATTAGGTGGTATGCTTGCTGCTACTCCTTTTTCTGTAACTTTTGTACCTGTGTTTTTTGTGGTTGTTTTAAAACTCTTTAAACCTAAAGCAAAAATATCTGATTCTTCAAAATTAAGAATTGAGGAAGAAGAAAAACTTACTCACCTCAAACAGGATATATATGAGACAGAAAGAGAACTTTCTGGCATAGAAGGAGAGTAA
- a CDS encoding efflux transporter outer membrane subunit, whose protein sequence is MKFIRLSIIASTAFLTACNFAPKYETPDISLPDTFNNNSTNQVSVANLKWESFFVDQTLKKLVQLALENNHDLKQASLNVLAAQSQYGISVSELIPKVGASFRQNVSEVPRAGIQRTYIVGLGINNFEIDFWGKIRNQNESALQKYFATESAQKAAQINLIAAVANTYFAYAVLSENEKIIRDILNSYNTTYNLIKQKFSVGLASQLELNQAQSSVLTAQSKLEETLKNKALTYNALQLMTGISFKDVLNLNNQTNVFNKKIVQDLPPGLPSSLLTRRPDIIASEHNLKSTYADIGAARAAFFPSISLTGLFGLVSGDLNKLFTPNHETWNFTPTVTLPIFAAGALKNAKDLATVRKEIAVVNYEKTVYTAFKEVNDALITIESSENQLKNSSEQAKLMEQNSKLAFMRYEAGIDNFLQVQQAQLGVLNSKQAYLNSLLQSLQAKVNLYKALGGGWEQSTK, encoded by the coding sequence ATGAAATTTATTCGATTGTCTATCATTGCCAGCACTGCGTTTCTAACGGCTTGCAACTTCGCACCTAAATATGAAACTCCAGATATTTCTCTTCCTGATACTTTTAATAACAATTCTACTAACCAGGTTTCAGTTGCGAATTTAAAGTGGGAAAGTTTTTTTGTAGATCAAACATTAAAAAAACTTGTTCAATTAGCATTGGAAAACAATCATGATCTCAAACAAGCATCGCTTAACGTGTTAGCAGCCCAATCGCAATATGGAATTTCAGTTTCAGAGTTAATTCCAAAAGTAGGGGCATCTTTTAGGCAAAATGTATCTGAGGTACCCAGAGCAGGCATACAAAGAACATATATTGTGGGATTGGGTATAAATAATTTTGAAATTGATTTTTGGGGAAAAATAAGAAATCAAAATGAATCCGCCCTTCAAAAATATTTTGCAACTGAGTCTGCTCAAAAAGCTGCTCAGATAAACCTAATCGCAGCAGTTGCAAATACTTATTTTGCATATGCGGTTTTAAGTGAAAATGAAAAAATCATTAGAGATATTCTTAACTCATACAACACTACTTATAATCTAATCAAACAAAAATTTAGTGTAGGTCTGGCTTCACAACTCGAATTGAATCAAGCTCAATCATCAGTTTTAACCGCTCAAAGCAAACTTGAAGAGACTCTTAAAAATAAAGCTCTTACATATAATGCATTGCAACTAATGACTGGTATTTCATTTAAGGATGTTCTGAATTTGAATAATCAGACTAATGTTTTTAATAAAAAAATAGTTCAAGACTTGCCTCCAGGTTTGCCTTCATCATTGCTAACAAGACGACCAGATATTATTGCTTCTGAACATAACTTAAAATCAACTTATGCGGATATAGGTGCCGCTAGAGCTGCTTTTTTTCCTTCCATTTCATTAACTGGATTGTTTGGGTTAGTTAGTGGTGATTTAAATAAATTATTTACACCTAACCATGAAACTTGGAATTTTACTCCTACGGTAACATTGCCAATCTTTGCAGCAGGTGCTCTTAAAAATGCCAAAGATTTAGCAACTGTTAGAAAAGAAATTGCAGTTGTAAACTACGAAAAAACCGTTTATACCGCCTTCAAGGAAGTTAATGATGCTTTGATTACTATCGAATCAAGCGAGAATCAATTAAAAAACTCTTCTGAACAAGCAAAATTAATGGAGCAAAATTCAAAACTTGCCTTTATGAGATATGAAGCTGGCATTGATAATTTTTTACAAGTCCAGCAAGCACAATTAGGCGTTCTAAACTCTAAACAAGCATACCTAAATTCTCTTTTGCAAAGTCTTCAAGCTAAAGTTAATTTATATAAAGCTTTAGGAGGCGGATGGGAGCAATCAACCAAATGA